The Anopheles coluzzii chromosome 2, AcolN3, whole genome shotgun sequence genome window below encodes:
- the LOC120951301 gene encoding N6-adenosine-methyltransferase MT-A70-like protein isoform X1, which translates to MSSWEEIQAVKVKRNSLREKLEKRKKERQDLLGNSSPGGPGAVAGLIKIESATNLSEDKGKLLLTSIKSDQTGSADIDAEVEKCLVQVLADKSLILPSNSAQIAELVEKHVQKAVLRDSIAYYLHKLAGQKLINVKEVSIGGTVGYEVISAEHINLQALHDDMAMNHGPAGPGNRDGHKRKADCSKDLPDGGSKVARGTLAGAKDEGRKGNSVDASLSCKASDILSLLSLPSTREKQSKKVGEEILELLSKPTAKERSLVEKFKSQGGAQVMEFCPHGTRIECMRSSEASPESKEPSDSKKAHETDDEFEKDKETAVPAEDVSNKTDAVGPNEIKLEPESSEAASAEPRLEAEDTKTKYQCNKLHFKKIIQNHTDETLGDCSFLNTCFHMDTCKYVHYEVDTYVDQTPNTVPAKFETTDEHVAGPKRPIADASATLYPPQWIQCDLRFLDMTVLGKFAVVMADPPWDIHMELPYGTMSDDEMRQLGVPALQDDGLIFLWVTGRAMELGRECLKLWGYERVDELIWVKTNQLQRIIRTGRTGHWLNHGKEHCLVGMKGNPPNLNRGLDCDVIVAEVRATSHKPDEIYGIIERLSPGTRKIELFGRPHNVQPNWITLGNQLDGIRLVDPELINSFQKRYPDGNCMTPGKIP; encoded by the exons ATGTCTTCGTGGGAGGAAATACAAGCGGTCAAAGTGAAGCGCAACAGCTTGCGTGAAAAGTTGGAGAAGCGCAAAAAAGAGAGACAAGACTTGCTGGGAAACAGTAGTCCCGGTGGTCCAGGAGCGGTTGCCGGCTTAATCAAAATCGAATCAGCCACCAACTTGAGCGAGGATAAGGGTAAACTTCTTCTGACTTCAATCAAATCGGATCAAACAGGAAGTGCGG atATTGATGCAGAAGTGGAAAAATGTTTGGTGCAGGTGCTTGCGGACAAAAGCTTAATACTGCCCTCCAACTCGGCCCAGATAGCGGAGCTGGTAGAAAAACACGTACAGAAAGCAGTGCTGCGTGACTCCATTGCCTATTACCTGCACAAGCTGGCCGGACAGAAATTAATCAATGTTAAAGAAGTCAGCATCGGTGGAACTGTGGGCTACGAGGTGATTTCAGCGGAGCACATCAACCTGCAAGCGCTGCACGATGACATGGCTATGAACCATGGTCCCGCTGGGCCCGGCAATCGAGACGGacacaaaagaaaagcagATTGTTCCAAAGATCTGCCCGACGGAGGTAGCAAAGTGGCCCGCGGTACCCTGGCGGGAGCAAAGGATGAGGGAAGGAAGGGAAACTCGGTAGATGCTTCGCTTTCCTGTAAAGCGTCCGATATTTTGTCGCTTCTCTCACTCCCATCGACGAGGGAAAAGCAGAGCAAAAAGGTTGGGGAAGAAATTTTGGAACTGCTTTCGAAACCAACAGCCAAAGAACGATCACTGGTAGAAAAGTTCAAATCTCAGGGCGGCGCTCAGGTGATGGAATTCTGCCCGCATGGCACACGCATCGAATGTATGCGCTCTTCGGAAGCGTCTCCCGAGAGCAAAGAGCCAAGCGACAGTAAAAAGGCCCACGAAACGGACGATGAATTCGAAAAGGATAAGGAAACCGCCGTACCAGCGGAAGATGTATCGAACAAAACGGACGCAGTGGGGCCTAATGAGATCAAGCTTGAGCCAGAATCATCGGAAGCTGCGTCTGCCGAACCGCGGCTGGAAGCGGAAGACACTAAAACGAAATATCAATGCAATAAGCTACATTTCAAGAAAATTATCCAAAACCACACGGATGAAACGTTGGGCGACTGTAGCTTCCTGAACACTTGCTTCCATATGGATACGTGCAAGTACGTGCACTACGAGGTGGACACGTATGTGGACCAGACACCGAATACTGTACCAGCCAAGTTTGAGACGACGGACGAACACGTTGCCGGACCAAAGCGCCCCATTGCTGATGCGAGCGCTACTCTGTATCCTCCGCAATGGATTCAGTGCGATTTGCGCTTCCTGGATATGACGGTGCTGGGGAAGTTTGCGGTAGTAATGGCCGATCCACCGTGGGACATTCACATGGAGCTGCCCTACGGTACTATGTCCGATGATGAAATGCGTCAGCTCGGCGTTCCGGCCCTGCAGGACGATGGCCTAATTTTCCTGTGGGTTACTGGGCGAGCGATGGAGCTGGGTCGTGAATGTTTGAAACTATGGGGCTACGAACGAGTGGACGAACTGATCTGGGTAAAAACGAATCAATTGCAACGCATCATACGAACGGGACGCACCGGCCATTGGCTAAACCATGGGAAGGAACATTGCCTGGTCGGCATGAAGGGCAATCCTCCGAATTTGAATCGTGGACTAGACTGCGATGTGATTGTTGCTGAGGTACGGGCCACCAGCCACAAGCCGGACGAAATTTATGGCATCATCGAGCGGCTAAGTCCAGGCACACGAAAGATTGAGCTATTCGGTCGACCGCATAATGTGCAACCGAACTG GATTACGCTTGGCAACCAGCTGGACGGCATTCGTTTGGTAGATCCTGAGTTGATTAATTCTTTTCAAAAGCGTTACCCGGATGGTAACTGTATGACACCTGGTAAAATTCCTTAA
- the LOC120951301 gene encoding N6-adenosine-methyltransferase MT-A70-like protein isoform X2 produces MSSWEEIQAVKVKRNSLREKLEKRKKERQDLLGNSSPGGPGAVAGLIKIESATNLSEDKDIDAEVEKCLVQVLADKSLILPSNSAQIAELVEKHVQKAVLRDSIAYYLHKLAGQKLINVKEVSIGGTVGYEVISAEHINLQALHDDMAMNHGPAGPGNRDGHKRKADCSKDLPDGGSKVARGTLAGAKDEGRKGNSVDASLSCKASDILSLLSLPSTREKQSKKVGEEILELLSKPTAKERSLVEKFKSQGGAQVMEFCPHGTRIECMRSSEASPESKEPSDSKKAHETDDEFEKDKETAVPAEDVSNKTDAVGPNEIKLEPESSEAASAEPRLEAEDTKTKYQCNKLHFKKIIQNHTDETLGDCSFLNTCFHMDTCKYVHYEVDTYVDQTPNTVPAKFETTDEHVAGPKRPIADASATLYPPQWIQCDLRFLDMTVLGKFAVVMADPPWDIHMELPYGTMSDDEMRQLGVPALQDDGLIFLWVTGRAMELGRECLKLWGYERVDELIWVKTNQLQRIIRTGRTGHWLNHGKEHCLVGMKGNPPNLNRGLDCDVIVAEVRATSHKPDEIYGIIERLSPGTRKIELFGRPHNVQPNWITLGNQLDGIRLVDPELINSFQKRYPDGNCMTPGKIP; encoded by the exons ATGTCTTCGTGGGAGGAAATACAAGCGGTCAAAGTGAAGCGCAACAGCTTGCGTGAAAAGTTGGAGAAGCGCAAAAAAGAGAGACAAGACTTGCTGGGAAACAGTAGTCCCGGTGGTCCAGGAGCGGTTGCCGGCTTAATCAAAATCGAATCAGCCACCAACTTGAGCGAGGATAAGG atATTGATGCAGAAGTGGAAAAATGTTTGGTGCAGGTGCTTGCGGACAAAAGCTTAATACTGCCCTCCAACTCGGCCCAGATAGCGGAGCTGGTAGAAAAACACGTACAGAAAGCAGTGCTGCGTGACTCCATTGCCTATTACCTGCACAAGCTGGCCGGACAGAAATTAATCAATGTTAAAGAAGTCAGCATCGGTGGAACTGTGGGCTACGAGGTGATTTCAGCGGAGCACATCAACCTGCAAGCGCTGCACGATGACATGGCTATGAACCATGGTCCCGCTGGGCCCGGCAATCGAGACGGacacaaaagaaaagcagATTGTTCCAAAGATCTGCCCGACGGAGGTAGCAAAGTGGCCCGCGGTACCCTGGCGGGAGCAAAGGATGAGGGAAGGAAGGGAAACTCGGTAGATGCTTCGCTTTCCTGTAAAGCGTCCGATATTTTGTCGCTTCTCTCACTCCCATCGACGAGGGAAAAGCAGAGCAAAAAGGTTGGGGAAGAAATTTTGGAACTGCTTTCGAAACCAACAGCCAAAGAACGATCACTGGTAGAAAAGTTCAAATCTCAGGGCGGCGCTCAGGTGATGGAATTCTGCCCGCATGGCACACGCATCGAATGTATGCGCTCTTCGGAAGCGTCTCCCGAGAGCAAAGAGCCAAGCGACAGTAAAAAGGCCCACGAAACGGACGATGAATTCGAAAAGGATAAGGAAACCGCCGTACCAGCGGAAGATGTATCGAACAAAACGGACGCAGTGGGGCCTAATGAGATCAAGCTTGAGCCAGAATCATCGGAAGCTGCGTCTGCCGAACCGCGGCTGGAAGCGGAAGACACTAAAACGAAATATCAATGCAATAAGCTACATTTCAAGAAAATTATCCAAAACCACACGGATGAAACGTTGGGCGACTGTAGCTTCCTGAACACTTGCTTCCATATGGATACGTGCAAGTACGTGCACTACGAGGTGGACACGTATGTGGACCAGACACCGAATACTGTACCAGCCAAGTTTGAGACGACGGACGAACACGTTGCCGGACCAAAGCGCCCCATTGCTGATGCGAGCGCTACTCTGTATCCTCCGCAATGGATTCAGTGCGATTTGCGCTTCCTGGATATGACGGTGCTGGGGAAGTTTGCGGTAGTAATGGCCGATCCACCGTGGGACATTCACATGGAGCTGCCCTACGGTACTATGTCCGATGATGAAATGCGTCAGCTCGGCGTTCCGGCCCTGCAGGACGATGGCCTAATTTTCCTGTGGGTTACTGGGCGAGCGATGGAGCTGGGTCGTGAATGTTTGAAACTATGGGGCTACGAACGAGTGGACGAACTGATCTGGGTAAAAACGAATCAATTGCAACGCATCATACGAACGGGACGCACCGGCCATTGGCTAAACCATGGGAAGGAACATTGCCTGGTCGGCATGAAGGGCAATCCTCCGAATTTGAATCGTGGACTAGACTGCGATGTGATTGTTGCTGAGGTACGGGCCACCAGCCACAAGCCGGACGAAATTTATGGCATCATCGAGCGGCTAAGTCCAGGCACACGAAAGATTGAGCTATTCGGTCGACCGCATAATGTGCAACCGAACTG GATTACGCTTGGCAACCAGCTGGACGGCATTCGTTTGGTAGATCCTGAGTTGATTAATTCTTTTCAAAAGCGTTACCCGGATGGTAACTGTATGACACCTGGTAAAATTCCTTAA